One genomic window of Oncorhynchus kisutch isolate 150728-3 linkage group LG26, Okis_V2, whole genome shotgun sequence includes the following:
- the LOC109871370 gene encoding KAT8 regulatory NSL complex subunit 1-like protein isoform X2, translating to MAPALTKLSKDVHGMHLASSNMDANGAMLNIECDPQLKLMEDSYAQRVWLNLASLPFLDTCCSSKSPLDFADSLLSPLLQASAGQYKTVLLSSPGSLLSFLSLNKNLKQSLAACPGAQDMYLVPVPEHNSQVVAQQQQQCQHSSHGPDGYDIPQSPSNYCQGDLMSQYNPAVPTPLIKRQEEGGSSSTDTSPTQLWVRGARSQGLEQPVTALVEEALREQTHWHLSQQTSQLGRAERLQRRLQALLADHVSRHCSLQLEGLKGSHGRETPGPPSPPANTKPFDPATGQRQTGTLSRRTQGRALLQTSLPPSPSTDIQEFTRYAQAVLRGVQEAVDSDATESSSDEELEPEQKWGTTSQPVCEWRWQRERAEVGSGWTWLQLHVAELEGRIQQLGDLHKRITSTKGGVVLADSQPMTDGQIQQTLLTETAGLPFTSRGRDPPSDTENEPSSPTRLLRNIQRQSAQLSQIVNSLMPPLNLSPSSSPISCRWKGQNKRVFSSGLVLGGYDAFSQKAPKRRRVNRRRQHLLQVDATCVSARTRPLVIYHKPPLFINTTHTSHREQDPASLCLTCASCDPLALCSDPACSSSSSLTSRTSHTILHPALCLTPGCRHKQHGRHLWGGARGVSNIRWAGSAQTPHRGAYRGGRKRKHTHRTMEDEDFLSQLSDPEDSPEDSLEDAVTPQTPHTRKRGPIRRRQGESVYNIDNIIIPMSLAATTKVERLQYRDIITPSWRVVDNPPLEEREEEEGELLCDKTFSQRHLECEQREKLRWTSWDKTRHYRHTTRSGSRNDGPGVSVWDCAVRGDTGGDVSTHVYWSHLDTDGALEEWVPCFPWESRVFPLCEDEDAALRCDEEEQEERAMAEPTSSRDENSVSVQSHPFSTLSSTTPPPAVDDGNNSLTADSRVT from the exons ATGGCCCCAGCCCTGACCAAGCTCTCCAAAGACGTCCACGGAATGCACCTGGCGTCCAGCAACATGGATGCAAATGGGGCAATGCTCAACATCGAGTGTGATCCTCAGTTGAAACTGATGGAAGACAGCTATGCTCAGAGGGTGTGGCTCAACCTCGCCTCTCTGCCCTTTCTGGACACTTGTTGCTCAAGCAAGAGTCCCCTTGACTTTGCCGATTCGCTCCTGTCCCCTCTGCTACAGGCCTCGGCTGGCCAGTACAAAACAGTGCTTCTCTCCAGCCCTGGTTCCCTGCTCAGCTTCCTGTCTCTCAACAAAAACCTGAAGCAATCACTGGCTGCCTGTCCAGGTGCACAAGACATGTATTTGGTTCCTGTCCCTGAACACAATAGCCAAGTTGTGGCTCAGCAGCAACAGCAGTGTCAACACAGTAGCCATGGACCAGATGGCTATGATATACCCCAGTCCCCTTCAAATTACTGCCAGGGTGACCTCATGTCCCAGTATAACCCTGCTGTCCCCACACCCCTCATTaagaggcaggaggaggggggCTCCAGCAGCACAGACACATCTCCAACACAGCTGTGGGTCAGGGGAGCTAGGAGCCAGGGCCTGGAGCAGCCTGTGACTGCATTGGTAGAGGAGGCATTGAGAGAGCAGACCCACTGGCATCTCTCCCAACAAACGTCTCAGTTAGGACGGGCTGAGCGGCTCCAGAGGAGACTTCAAGCTCTACTAGCGGACCACGTCTCTCGCCACTGCAGCCTCCAACTGGAGGGTTTGAAGGGGAGTCATGGCAGGGAGACCCCAGGTCCCCCCTCACCCCCTGCAAATACCAAGCCCTTTGATCCAGCCACggggcagagacagacaggtacactGAGCCGCAGGACCCAGGGCCGTGCCCTACTGCAGACCTCCTTACCGCCATCCCCCTCCACAGACATCCAGGAGTTTACGCGCTATGCCCAGGCCGTGCTGCGCGGGGTTCAGGAGGCTGTAGACTCTGATGCCACCGAGAGCAGCTCAGATGAAGAGTTGGAGCCTGAGCAGAAATGGGGGACCACGTCTCAACCAGT GTGTGAGTGGAGGTGGCAAAGGGAGAGGGCTGAGGTGGGCAGCGGGTGGACCTGGCTACAGCTGCATGTGGCAGAGCTTGAGGGACGCATCCAACAACTGGGGGACCTGCACAAACGGATCACCTCCACCAAG GGGGGTGTGGTCTTGGCGGATTCCCAGCCGATGACAGACGGGCAGATTCAGCAGACGTTACTAACGGAGACGGCAGGGCTGCCGTTCACATCGAGGGGCAGAGACCCTCCCTCCGACACGGAGAACGAACCCAGCAGCCCCACACGCCTCCTCAGGAACATACAGAGACAG AGTGCCCAGCTGAGCCAAATCGTGAACAGCCTGATGCCTCCTCTgaacctctctccttcctcctctcccatctcctgcAGGTGGAAAGGACAGAACAAGAGAGTCTTCAGCAG TGGCCTGGTCCTGGGAGGATATGACGCCTTCTCCCAGAAGGCACCCAAGAGGAGGAGAGTGAACCGCAGAAGACAACACCTCCTCCAAGTGGACGCCACCTGTGTCTCAGCCCGCACCCGACCCCTGGTGATCTATCACAAACCACCACTCTTCATCAACACTACCCACACCAGCCACAGAGAGCAG GACCcagcctccctctgtctcacctGTGCCTCCTGTGATCCCCTGGCACTGTGTTCTGACccagcctgctcctccagcagctCCCTGACCTCCAGGACCAGTCACACTATACTAcaccctgctctctgtctcaccccAG GTTGCCGCCACAAGCAGCATGGGAGGCACCTGTGGGGAGGGGCCAGGGGTGTGTCAAATATCAGGTGGGCGGGCTCTGCTCAAACCCCACACAGGGGAGCCTATCgcggggggaggaagaggaaacaTACCCACAGGACCATGGAAG ATGAGGACTTCCTGTCTCAGCTGTCAGACCCTGAGGACAGTCCAGAGGATAGCCTGGAGGATGCCGTTACACCCCAGACCCCACACACACGCAAACGG GGCCCAATCCGCAGACGTCAGGGAGAGAGTGTTTACAACATTGACAACATCATCATCCCTATGTCCCTGGCTGCCACTACCAAGGTGGAGAGACTTCAGTACAGAGATATTATAACGCCCAG CTGGAGAGTGGTTGATAACCCACccctggaggagagggaggaggaggaaggggagctgCTGTGTGACAAGACATTTTCCCAGAGGCACCTGGAgtgtgagcagagagagaaactccGCTGGACCTCCTGGGACAAGACCAGACACTATAGACACACCACCAG gtcTGGCAGTAGGAACGATGGACCAGGTGTTTCTGTATGGGACTGTGCTGTCAGGGGTGACACCGGAGGTGACGTGAGCACTCACGTGTACTGGAGCCATCTGGACACGGACGGAGCCTTAGAGGAGTGGGTG ccctgtttcCCGTGGGAGAGTCGTGTGTTCCCGCTGTGTGAGGATGAGGATGCGGCTCTGAGGTGTGatgaagaggagcaggaggagagagcgATGGCAGAGCCCACCAGCAGCAGAGACGAGAACAGTGTGTCTGTTCAGTCACACCCATTCTCAACCCTGTCTAGTACAACACCACCACCTGCTGTAGATGACGGGAACAACAGTCTTACAGCAGACAGCAGAGTCACCTGA
- the LOC109871370 gene encoding KAT8 regulatory NSL complex subunit 1-like protein isoform X1, with protein sequence MAPALTKLSKDVHGMHLASSNMDANGAMLNIECDPQLKLMEDSYAQRVWLNLASLPFLDTCCSSKSPLDFADSLLSPLLQASAGQYKTVLLSSPGSLLSFLSLNKNLKQSLAACPGAQDMYLVPVPEHNSQVVAQQQQQCQHSSHGPDGYDIPQSPSNYCQGDLMSQYNPAVPTPLIKRQEEGGSSSTDTSPTQLWVRGARSQGLEQPVTALVEEALREQTHWHLSQQTSQLGRAERLQRRLQALLADHVSRHCSLQLEGLKGSHGRETPGPPSPPANTKPFDPATGQRQTGTLSRRTQGRALLQTSLPPSPSTDIQEFTRYAQAVLRGVQEAVDSDATESSSDEELEPEQKWGTTSQPVRCEWRWQRERAEVGSGWTWLQLHVAELEGRIQQLGDLHKRITSTKGGVVLADSQPMTDGQIQQTLLTETAGLPFTSRGRDPPSDTENEPSSPTRLLRNIQRQSAQLSQIVNSLMPPLNLSPSSSPISCRWKGQNKRVFSSGLVLGGYDAFSQKAPKRRRVNRRRQHLLQVDATCVSARTRPLVIYHKPPLFINTTHTSHREQDPASLCLTCASCDPLALCSDPACSSSSSLTSRTSHTILHPALCLTPGCRHKQHGRHLWGGARGVSNIRWAGSAQTPHRGAYRGGRKRKHTHRTMEDEDFLSQLSDPEDSPEDSLEDAVTPQTPHTRKRGPIRRRQGESVYNIDNIIIPMSLAATTKVERLQYRDIITPSWRVVDNPPLEEREEEEGELLCDKTFSQRHLECEQREKLRWTSWDKTRHYRHTTRSGSRNDGPGVSVWDCAVRGDTGGDVSTHVYWSHLDTDGALEEWVPCFPWESRVFPLCEDEDAALRCDEEEQEERAMAEPTSSRDENSVSVQSHPFSTLSSTTPPPAVDDGNNSLTADSRVT encoded by the exons ATGGCCCCAGCCCTGACCAAGCTCTCCAAAGACGTCCACGGAATGCACCTGGCGTCCAGCAACATGGATGCAAATGGGGCAATGCTCAACATCGAGTGTGATCCTCAGTTGAAACTGATGGAAGACAGCTATGCTCAGAGGGTGTGGCTCAACCTCGCCTCTCTGCCCTTTCTGGACACTTGTTGCTCAAGCAAGAGTCCCCTTGACTTTGCCGATTCGCTCCTGTCCCCTCTGCTACAGGCCTCGGCTGGCCAGTACAAAACAGTGCTTCTCTCCAGCCCTGGTTCCCTGCTCAGCTTCCTGTCTCTCAACAAAAACCTGAAGCAATCACTGGCTGCCTGTCCAGGTGCACAAGACATGTATTTGGTTCCTGTCCCTGAACACAATAGCCAAGTTGTGGCTCAGCAGCAACAGCAGTGTCAACACAGTAGCCATGGACCAGATGGCTATGATATACCCCAGTCCCCTTCAAATTACTGCCAGGGTGACCTCATGTCCCAGTATAACCCTGCTGTCCCCACACCCCTCATTaagaggcaggaggaggggggCTCCAGCAGCACAGACACATCTCCAACACAGCTGTGGGTCAGGGGAGCTAGGAGCCAGGGCCTGGAGCAGCCTGTGACTGCATTGGTAGAGGAGGCATTGAGAGAGCAGACCCACTGGCATCTCTCCCAACAAACGTCTCAGTTAGGACGGGCTGAGCGGCTCCAGAGGAGACTTCAAGCTCTACTAGCGGACCACGTCTCTCGCCACTGCAGCCTCCAACTGGAGGGTTTGAAGGGGAGTCATGGCAGGGAGACCCCAGGTCCCCCCTCACCCCCTGCAAATACCAAGCCCTTTGATCCAGCCACggggcagagacagacaggtacactGAGCCGCAGGACCCAGGGCCGTGCCCTACTGCAGACCTCCTTACCGCCATCCCCCTCCACAGACATCCAGGAGTTTACGCGCTATGCCCAGGCCGTGCTGCGCGGGGTTCAGGAGGCTGTAGACTCTGATGCCACCGAGAGCAGCTCAGATGAAGAGTTGGAGCCTGAGCAGAAATGGGGGACCACGTCTCAACCAGT taGGTGTGAGTGGAGGTGGCAAAGGGAGAGGGCTGAGGTGGGCAGCGGGTGGACCTGGCTACAGCTGCATGTGGCAGAGCTTGAGGGACGCATCCAACAACTGGGGGACCTGCACAAACGGATCACCTCCACCAAG GGGGGTGTGGTCTTGGCGGATTCCCAGCCGATGACAGACGGGCAGATTCAGCAGACGTTACTAACGGAGACGGCAGGGCTGCCGTTCACATCGAGGGGCAGAGACCCTCCCTCCGACACGGAGAACGAACCCAGCAGCCCCACACGCCTCCTCAGGAACATACAGAGACAG AGTGCCCAGCTGAGCCAAATCGTGAACAGCCTGATGCCTCCTCTgaacctctctccttcctcctctcccatctcctgcAGGTGGAAAGGACAGAACAAGAGAGTCTTCAGCAG TGGCCTGGTCCTGGGAGGATATGACGCCTTCTCCCAGAAGGCACCCAAGAGGAGGAGAGTGAACCGCAGAAGACAACACCTCCTCCAAGTGGACGCCACCTGTGTCTCAGCCCGCACCCGACCCCTGGTGATCTATCACAAACCACCACTCTTCATCAACACTACCCACACCAGCCACAGAGAGCAG GACCcagcctccctctgtctcacctGTGCCTCCTGTGATCCCCTGGCACTGTGTTCTGACccagcctgctcctccagcagctCCCTGACCTCCAGGACCAGTCACACTATACTAcaccctgctctctgtctcaccccAG GTTGCCGCCACAAGCAGCATGGGAGGCACCTGTGGGGAGGGGCCAGGGGTGTGTCAAATATCAGGTGGGCGGGCTCTGCTCAAACCCCACACAGGGGAGCCTATCgcggggggaggaagaggaaacaTACCCACAGGACCATGGAAG ATGAGGACTTCCTGTCTCAGCTGTCAGACCCTGAGGACAGTCCAGAGGATAGCCTGGAGGATGCCGTTACACCCCAGACCCCACACACACGCAAACGG GGCCCAATCCGCAGACGTCAGGGAGAGAGTGTTTACAACATTGACAACATCATCATCCCTATGTCCCTGGCTGCCACTACCAAGGTGGAGAGACTTCAGTACAGAGATATTATAACGCCCAG CTGGAGAGTGGTTGATAACCCACccctggaggagagggaggaggaggaaggggagctgCTGTGTGACAAGACATTTTCCCAGAGGCACCTGGAgtgtgagcagagagagaaactccGCTGGACCTCCTGGGACAAGACCAGACACTATAGACACACCACCAG gtcTGGCAGTAGGAACGATGGACCAGGTGTTTCTGTATGGGACTGTGCTGTCAGGGGTGACACCGGAGGTGACGTGAGCACTCACGTGTACTGGAGCCATCTGGACACGGACGGAGCCTTAGAGGAGTGGGTG ccctgtttcCCGTGGGAGAGTCGTGTGTTCCCGCTGTGTGAGGATGAGGATGCGGCTCTGAGGTGTGatgaagaggagcaggaggagagagcgATGGCAGAGCCCACCAGCAGCAGAGACGAGAACAGTGTGTCTGTTCAGTCACACCCATTCTCAACCCTGTCTAGTACAACACCACCACCTGCTGTAGATGACGGGAACAACAGTCTTACAGCAGACAGCAGAGTCACCTGA